The Sebaldella sp. S0638 genomic sequence TTTTTAAATGATGCTGAAAAAAAGAATATAGATGTATATATAGATACATATTAAATGTTTTTTTAGAATGTACACAAAAAAATCAGGTGAAACCTGAACAGAAAAGTACATTTTATTCAAAATACGGACTCTTTCAATTTTTAGTACACAATATGATTTTAAAAATGTTTGTTTTGAAAAAAAGACATTGGAAACTGTAAGAAGATTTGAAAATAATATTATAATATTAAATAAACTGAAAAAATTAAACGTTTTTATAATAAGAGCAAAATATTGGTAATCTTATACAAGATTGATGAAAGTTTTTTTATATTATAAAAAGAATGAAAAATTGAACAATCGAACTTGTAAAACAAATCAAATTGTGCTAATATCATAATTGAAGGAGAAATAAAATGGAATACCCAAGTACTGGAAAAACGCTGCTGGGAAGGCTGAAAGACGGAAACCAGCTGCTTTTGAGAAGAATGTATGCTCAATACAAGCAAAATATCCACTTTCCGGAGATTGATGTATATAAAAGCCTATATAAGACGGATATTGAGATAATGTTCATTTATTTGCGAAAAGGTTTTCATGAACTTGAAATAAGAGAGGCTTTAAATGAATATAATGATTTTATAAAGAGGTTACAAAAATAAATTGTATGAGATAAGAGTAGTATTTTTACTCTTATTTTTATTTGTACGTGTAAATATTCTATAAAAAATAATAGCAGAAAATTTCATATAACTTTCAGTTATATCACAGCCGTGTCTATTTATTAGATTATATAATTATACTATAATAAACGGACAGGAGTAAGAAAATGTTAAATGTTTTGGATCAGGTAGTGGTAAACACTGTAAATATAATTCAGAATCCTTTGTTAGACAGGATCATGATATTTTTTACTTCATTAGGAGATAAAGGAATTATATGGATAATGTTATTAATAATTTTATCTGTTAAAAAAGAAACAAGAAAAACAGCAGCAGCAATGACAGTATCAGTTATAATTGTCTTTATAATTACAAATTACTTAAAAGATACATTTCAAAGAATAAGACCATATGAATACATGCATTTTATACCAAAAGTGACCACCTCAGGTACATCATCATTTCCTTCGGCACACAGTGCAGTGGCATTTGCAGTCTTTGGAATATCTTATTTTTATAAGCTGAAATTTAGATACATAATAGGTGTTATTGCCCTTATGATATCAGTATCCAGATTTTATCTGGAAGTTCATTATTTTACTGATGTTTTGGCAGGAGTGAGTCTGGGCTTTATTATTTCTTATATCTTATTTTATATTCCTGAAGTAATGGTAAAACATATCAGAATAAATAATCTTCATTTATATAAAAGATTTTTTCCAAGAGAAAAACGGTGAATAACAAAGGAAAACTAATGATTAAATAAAATATAAGAAATTTAAATAAAAAATTTATACAAAAAAACTGCTGCTAATATTGCAGGGAAAAGCACTGATTAATAAAAAATAATTCAGCGAAATAAAAATAAAATCTATTGACTTACTTCTTTATATTTGTTAAACTGATAGAAATGTAAAAATAAAAGAGAGGAGTAAGAGCGAAAATGTCACTAAACTTTATAAAAGAAAAAATTGTCGAAAAGATAAAAGATATTTTTAAAAGTTCTGATTATTTTACTTACTTATTCGTACTCTTAGTTATTAAGATTACAGAGAATTTTAATTTTTACAATTACTTTATATTTTTAAATAATAAACATAATAAGAATAATGGTTATTTTAGTTAATAATTATTATTCTTTTTTTATGATCATTTAGTGCTTTGAGTGATTTGTTAATAATAATATAAATCAGAAATAAGTATAAGTGTTTTGACAGAGTCAGATATCAATTATTTAAATATTAAGTTAGACAAAACATTAGGAGGAATTATGAAAGCAAAACTGATTTTAGAAAACGGCATGATTTTTCACGGTGAAGCTTTCGGTTATCTGGAAGAAACAGTAGGTGAACTTGTATTTACCACGGTTATGACAGGATATCAGGAAGTACTTACAGATCCGTCTTATTACGGACAGATAGTGGTTATGACTTACCCGCTTATCGGAAACTACGGTATTAATCTCGAGGACATGCAGTCTGACAGGGTAAGGGTGAAGGGATTCATAATAAAAGAGGATGCAAAATTACCGAATAATTTCAGGTGTGAAATAACTCTTGAGGCGTATTTGAAACAAAATAAAGTAATGGGATTAAAAAATATAGATACAAGACATCTTACAAGAATAATAAGAAATACAGGAACAAAAAAAGCAGTAATCACAACAAGAGATTTGTCACAGGAAGAGCTGAAAAATATATTTTCATCATTTTCAAATGCTGATGCAGTACAGCAGGTCACAAGAAAAGATATTCTGGAAATAAAAGGCAGCGGTGAGAAAATAGCAATAATGGACTTTGGAATAAAGAGACATATAATAGAATCGTTTGCAAAAAGAAACTGTGATGTAAGGGTATTTCCTGCTGATACAAAATATGAAACAATAATGGAATATAACCCTGAAGCATTATTTTTGTCAAACGGGCCGGGAGATCCGGAAGATCTTCCCGAAGTAATAGAGCTTGTAAAAAAAGTCATAGGAAAAAAGCCGGTAATAGGAATATGTCTCGGACATCAGATAGCAGCGCTTGCTATGGGCGGAAAAACTGCGAAAATGAGATTCGGTCATAGAGGAGGAAATCATCCTGTGAAAGATATAGAAAAGAATAAAATATATATAAGTTCGCTAAATCATGGTTATAAGGTAACTGAACTTCCAGAAGGTGCGATACTTAGTCATGTAAATCTAAATGACAATTCTGTGGAAGGATTGAAAAATAAGGAATTAAAAGTATATACAGTACAGTTTCATCCGGAAGCATCACCGGGATCGGAAGAAACAGCGTACATTTTTGATGATTTTCTAGATATGATAAGAGAAAGCTAAAACGTATTTATCCAGGCAGGAGGAAAAATGAAAAATAATTCTATAAAAAAAGTGCTTGTAATAGGATCAGGGCCTATAGTAATAGGACAGGCAGCAGAATTCGACTATTCGGGTACACAGGCATGTGAAGCACTGAGAGAAGAAGGAATAGAAGTAGTTCTTATAAATTCAAATCCGGCAACTATAATGACAGACAGCAAAACAGCAGATAAGGTGTATATAGAGCCGATGAACATACAAACAATAGAGAAAATAATAGCACGGGAAAAACCAGACTCACTGCTTCCGGGAATGGGCGGTCAGACTGCACTGAATCTGGCTGTAGAGCTGAAGGATTCGGGAATACTGGAAAAATATAATGTAAATATAATCGGGACATCGATAGAATCCATAAAAAAAGGTGAAGACAGAGAACTTTTCAGGGAAAGTATGATGAAAATAGGGGAACCTGTAATAGATTCCAGTATAGTGATGAATCTCGAAGACGGGCAGGATTTCGCAGCAAAGATCGGATATCCGGTAGTGGTAAGACCTGCATATACTCTGGGTGGGAGCGGAGGAGGAATAGCGGCAAATCCTGAGGAACTGAAAGACATACTTCTGAAAGGTCTCCAGCTGTCAAGAGTAGGACAGGTTCTTGTGGAAAAATCAATACTGGGATGGAAAGAAATAGAATACGAAGTAATAAGAGATAAAGACGGAAATTGTATAACTGTATGTAATATGGAAAATATAGACCCTGTGGGAATACATACAGGAGACTCAATAGTAACGGCGCCGTCGCAGACTCTTTCCGATAAGGAATATCAGATGTTAAGAACTTCGTCTATAAAAATAATAAATGAGATAGGTATAGTAGGAGGATGTAATGTCCAGTTTGCACTAAATCCCACATCATTTGAATACGCCATAATCGAAATAAATCCAAGGGTATCAAGATCATCAGCGCTGGCTTCCAAAGCAACCGGCTATCCAACAGCAAGGGTAGCAGCAAAACTTTCACTGGGATATACTCTGGATGAAGTAAGAAATGAAGTAACAGGAGAGACATTTGCCTGTCATGAGCCTGCCATTGATTACGTAGTAGTGAAGATACCAAAGTGGCCGTTTGATAAATTTCAGAAAGTGGATAGAAAACTCGGTACAAAGATGATGGCAACCGGGGAAATAATGGCAATAGGAAATAATTTTGAGAGTGCTTTTCTAAAAGGGATAAGATCACTGGAAATAAACCGTGATAATCTGATGCATCCGGCTTCGGCAAAAAGAAGTCTCGAAGAACTGAAAGAGAGAATACAAAAGCCTGACGATGAAAGAATATTTGATCTTGCAGAAATGCTGAGAAGGGGATATGTAAAAAGACAGCTTGCCAAACTTACGGGAATTGATATTTTCTTCATAGAAAAGATAGAGTGGATAGTAAAGCAGGAAGAGCTTTTGAAAGAGATGTCATTTAATGACCTTGGGGCTGAATGTCTGAAAAAACTCAAGAAGAAAGGTTTTTCCGATAAAGGAATAGCAGAGCTTATGGGAGTGAGTACAGAAGATATACGGCTGAAAAGAAAAGAATACGGGATAAAACCTGTCTATAAAATGGTTGATACATGTGCAGCGGAATTCGAGGCAGTTTCTCCTTACTATTATTCTACTTATGATGATTATGACGAAGTGGTAATAAGCAACAGACGAAAGATAATAGTGATAGGGTCAGGGCCGATAAGAATAGGGCAGGGAATAGAGTTTGACTATTGCACTGTTCATAATATAGCAGCTTTGAAAAAAATGGGGATAGAATCAATAATAATAAATAACAATCCTGAGACTGTATCAACTGATTTTTCCACTGCTGATAAGCTCTACTTCGAACCGCTTACAGCTGAGGATGTCTTGGAAATAGTAGAGAAAGAAAAACCGGAAGGCGTGATTCTTCAGTTCGGCGGGCAGACAGCAATAAAGCTCGCAGGTGAACTGACAAGAAAAGGAATAAAAATAATAGGGACGTCTTTTGAAAAAATAGATGAAGCTGAAGACAGAGAAAAATTCGATAAGCTTATAGACCGATTGGGAATAAAAAAACCAAACGGCAAAGCTGTGTGGAATGCGGAAGAAGGAATAAAAATAGCAGAAAATATAAAATATCCTGTCTTGGTAAGACCGTCTTATGTACTCGGAGGACAGGGAATGGAGATATGCTATGACGAATATAACCTGAAAAAATATCTTGAGTCTGCATTTTACAGAGATACTGATAATCCCGTTCTAATAGATAAATATCTGAATGGAGCAGAGATAGAGGTAGATGCTATATGTGACGGTGAAGACATACTGATACCAAGTATAATGGAACACCTTGAAAGAGCCGGTGTCCACTCCGGAGATTCGATTACTGTGTGTCCTACTCAGAATGTAAGTGAGGATATAAAGAAAAAAGTGGTGGAAACTACAAAGATACTGGCAAGAGAACTGGAGATTTTCGGGATGATAAATATACAGTTTATAGCATATAAAGAGGAACTCTACATAATAGAAGTAAATCCGAGATCTTCAAGAACAGTACCGTATGTTTCCAAAATAACAGGAATTCCCATGATTGAACTGGCAACAAGGGCAGCATTGGGAGAAAAGCTGAAAGATATGGGATACGGCACGGGAGTATATAAAGAACCAAAGCTTATAGCAGTGAAGGTGCCTGTATTTTCCACTGAAAAAATAGAGGGAATTGAAATATCTTTAGGGCCTGAAATGAAATCAACAGGAGAAGTGCTGGGAGTAGGGAAAACTTATGAGGAGGCTGTATACAAAGGACTTCTTGCAGCAGATAAAAAATACCCCGAAAGCGGAAAAAAAGCTCTGGTAACTTTGAATGACAATGATAAGGGAGAATTCCTGCCGCTTGCACAAAAACTTCTTGAACAAAAATATAAACTTTTTGCGACAGAGGGGACATACCGGTTTTTGAAAGAAAACGGAATAGAGTCTGAGATCATAAATAAGATCAGAGGAAACTCGCCGAATATAATTGATAAACTGAAAAACAGAGAAATAGATATATTAATAAATACACCCACAAAAGCAAATGACTCGCAAAGGGACGGGTTTAAAATAAGAAGAACTGCTGTGGAATATGGAATAGAAGTGCTTACATCACTGGACACGCTAAATGCAGTATTAGGAATACTGGAAAAAGGACTGCATAAAAAAGATACAGAAATTTACGAAATGAACAGTCAAAAATAAGTGATATACAATGCAAAACATATACAGTTACAGCAGAATCAGTTAGCCGGAGGATATAAGTTCTGAAATATTAATAAGGAACATGTTCTTTAGTTAACCGTAAACCGAAAATTCCAAATTATAAGGAGGCAGTATTTTGAAAAAGTCTAGAAAAGATATTATTTCAATGAGAGATATGAGCAAGGAAGAAATACTTCATATTTTGAAAATATCTGAAGAGGTGGAAAATGATAATAACAAGGGGGAGCTGTTAAAAGGGAAAATCATATCAACATTGTTTTTTGAGCCGAGTACGAGAACAAGATTATCTTTTCAGTCAGCAGCACAGAGACTGGGGGCTCAGGTATTAGGTTTTGATTCTCCGGACGGAACATCGGTAAAAAAAGGAGAAACACTGTCTGATACAATAAGAATGGCTGAATCTTACTCAGATCTTATTGTAATAAGACATCCTCTTGACGGATCCGCAAGAGTGGCGGCAGAAACTTCGAGAGTACCTGTGTTAAATGCAGGAGATGGGATAAATCAGCATCCGAGTCAGACACTGCTTGATTTATATACGATTCTGAAAGAAAAAAAGACTTTGAATAATCTGAAAATAGCATTTGTGGGGGATTTGAAATATGGAAGAACGGTACACTCACTGGTAAAAGCTATAAGCCATTTTAATCCGAAAATATACTTTATAGCACCTGAGATACTGAGAATACCTGAATATATAACAGATGACCTGGAAGAACTCGGGATAGAATATGAAGTGCTTGAGGACTTTAGGGAATGTCTTGCAGATATAGATGTATTCTATATGACAAGGGTTCAGAAAGAAAGATTTCCTGATGATGAAGAGTATGAGAAGGTAAAAGGGATATATGTTATTTCAAAAGAAAACATACTGGGAAAATGTAAGGATGATATGATAATACTTCACCCGCTTCCAAGAGTGGACGAGATAAATACTGATCTGGACGATACTAAACACGCACTTTACTTTCAGCAGGCAAAAAACGGAGTTCCCGTAAGACAGGCAATGATGCTCGTGGCGCTTGGAATAAAAGAAAAAATAGAAGGGTAGTGAAAAAATATGGAATTACAAATATCTGCGATAAAAAATGGAACTGTAATAGATCACCTTCCTACAGATACAGCTTTGAAAGTGGTAGAAATACTTGATCTGAAAAATTTTAAAGAAACTGTAACAGTGGCATTTAATCTTACAAGCAATTCGCTGGGAAAAAAAGGGATAGTAAAGGTAGCATGCAGAACTCTTACAGAGGAAGAGCTGGAAAAAATATCTCTGTTAGCTCCGGGAGCAACTATAAATATAATAGAGGACTTTAAGGTAAAAGAAAAAAAAGAAGTTCCCGAACCAAGGGAAATAAATGGTATACTAAAGTGTAACAACAGCAGATGCATAACAAACAGCGAAAATGTGAAAACCAAGTTTATGAATGAAACTGACAGCCATGGGAGAAAATACAGATGTGTTTATTGTGAAAAAGTGATAAAATATACAGATATAATATTAAAATAAAAACCGGATAAAAGGAGGGAAAATGGCAAAGTTTTTAGATGATGTAAAAATTCTGGAAAACAGAGAGATAGGAAAAGACAATTATCTGCTGAGGGTAAAAATGAGCGACGGCTGTGCAGTACCTAAAGCAGGACAGTTTTATCTTCTGAAATGCCGTGACGGAGCAAAAATTTTGAAAAGGGCGATAAGTCTCCATTGTGTTAATGAAAATGAAAAAATTCTTGAGTTCGTATATAAAATAACAGGAAAAGGTACTAAGGAAATATCAGAGTATAAAAAAGATGAGTACATAAATATACAGGGACCTCTGGGAAAAGGTTTTGATACAGGTGTAAAAGATAAAACAGCTGTGATTATAGGCGGAGGCATAGGTCTTGCTCCGCTGAAACAGCTTATTAACAATATAAAAGAAGGTAACAGAATAGTATTTATAGCAGGAGGGAGAGATATAGAAGCCCTGAAAATACTGGAAAACTTTGATATAGAAAATGTGGACGTGAGAATATGCAGTGATGATGGAAGTGCAGGGGAAAAAGCCTTTGTAACAGAGCTTCTTGAGAATTATCTGGAAAAAGGAGCAGCTGATATTATATACACATGCGGGCCGCATATAATGATGGAAAAAATATCGGAAATTGCTGAAAAAAATAATATACATTGTGAGATTTCCATGGAAGAAAGAATGGCATGCGGAGTGAAGGCATGTGTAGGGTGTTCCATAAAAACCAAAACGGGTATGAAAAAGGTATGTCATGACGGTCCGGTATTTGACAGTAAAATTATAATAAAAAACGCTCCTTATACAGAAGGAGAAACGTGTAATGCGAAGTGCATATAAAAATAAAACGGGAAAAAATAAATGCGAGGTGGAATTTTGAATTTTTTGAAAACAAATTTTGCAGGTTTGAATCTGGAAAATCCTATAATGACTGCAAGCGGATGTTTTGGATTTGGTTTGGAATATAAAGATTATTTTGATCCGAATGAACTCGGAGCAATTCTGATAAAGGGACTTACCCCTGAGCCAAGAGACGGAAATTTTGGGATAAGAATAGCGGAGACTCCGGCAGGAATGCTGAATTCCGTGGGATTGGAAAACCCAGGAATAGATTATTTTGAGAAAGAAACAGCTCCGTTATTGGAAAAAGAGCTGAAAGTACCAGTAATAGCAAATATAAACGGGAAGATTCTGGAAGAATATATAGAAATAGCCCAAAGAGCAGAGACTATAGATGTAATAAAAGCAATAGAGCTGAATATATCATGCCCTAATGTAAAGGACGGAGGTATGGCATTCGGCGCTAATCCTGATATGGCTGCGAGAGTAACAAGGGAAGTGAGAAAGGTAACCAAAAAGCCGCTGATAGTAAAGCTGTCACCTAATGTTACCGATATAGCTGGGATTGCAAAACTGGTAGAGGCCGAGGGTGCAGATGCATTATCACTGATCAATACACTTCTTGGAATGTCTATAGATATAAATAAAAAGAAACCTTTACTCGGAAATATATTCGGCGGGTTATCAGGGCCTGCTGTAAAGCCTGTAGCGCTCAGAATGGTATATCAGGTGTCGAATGCCGTGTCGATTCCTTTGCTTGGAATGGGAGGAATAAGCACTACAGAAGATGCGCTGGAATTTTTTATGGCAGGTGCTTCGGCAATATCTGTAGGAACAGGATTTTTTCAGAATCCTCTTTCAGCTGTAGAAATAAAACAGGGACTCATTGAATACTGTGCAGAGAATAAGCTGGCAAATATAAGTGAAATAGTTGCGTATGCTCATACAGATGACGGGAAAGCATACAGGAAAAGAATTTTTTCAGAATAAAAAACGGAGGGTGAAGATATGAAAGCAAGGAAAAAGGTAATAACGGCACTTGATTATAAAAATATGAGTGATGTAAAAAATCTCGTGACGCTTTTGGGAGATGAAATAGAGTATTATAAAGCGGGGCTTGAGATATTTTTGAATACAGGGGGAGAAATAGTAGACTATCTGCATTCTATGAATAAAAAAATTTTTTTGGATCTAAAATTTCATGATATAAATAATACAACTAAAATGGCTTGTGAATTCGCAGCAAGAAAAGGGGTGTTTCTCTTTAATATACACGCCTCATGTGGAACGGAGACTATGTCTGAGATTTCAAAAATGCTGAAAGATATGGATTCAAAGAGTTTATGCATAGCGGTAACAGTATTGACAAGCATGACAGAGAAAAAAATGCAGGAAACTTTTATGACTGACGTAAGTCTGAATGACATGGTAATGAATATGGCAGAGCTTACCAGTAAAAGCGGACTTCACGGTGTAGTATGCTCTGCACTGGAAGCAGCAAAGGTAAAAGAAAAATGCGGTGAAAACTTTGTGACGGTTTGTCCCGGAGTAAGACCGGCATGGTCTGTTTCAGATGATCAAAAGCGAATAATGACACCTGCCGAAGCTGTAAAAAACGGTGCGGACTATCTTGTAATAGGAAGACCAATAACAAAAGCCGATGATCCTAAAAAAGCCGCAGTGAGAATACTGGAGGAAATAGAAACTGTATTATAAAAATATAAAGAGGGTGAAATAATGCTGTTACGAAATGGAACTCTGGTTAACGGGGAAAAAACAGATATCTTGATAATAAATGGCAAAATATATCTTATGAAAAAGGAAATAGATGTTTTTGAAGCTGGCAGGATATTTGCGGAGATTACTGGTGAGGAATTAAAAGTAATAGACATTGAAAATAAATATATAATGCCCGGAGTTATAGATGTACATACGCATATGAGAGATCCAGGATTTACACATAAAGAAGATTTTCTAAGCGGGTCAAAGGCATGTGCTAAGGCCGGGATAACTACGTTTATAGATATGCCTAATACTAATCCGGCAACTGTAACGAAAGAAGCTTTGGAATTGAAAAGAAAAAGTGCTGGTGAAAAATCCGTGGTGAATTTCGGGTTTCATTTCGGAGGAAGCAGTGATAATAATGCTGGGGAAATAAAAAAGGTAAGCGGAGTTTTGTCTACAAAGGTTTTCCTGAATGTAAGTACAGGAAAAATGCTTGTGGAAGATGACAATGTGCTGGAAGATATAGTAAAAGCCGCGAACTTTTTAACTGTTCATGCAGAAGGCGGGATGATCAATAAAGCTCTTGAATTTAATAAACAGTTTGGGAAAGGTCTTTATGTATGTCATGTTTCTTCAAGGGAAGAAATGAATATCTTAATAAAGGCAAAAGCTGATAAAGTGTTAAATAATGAAAAACATCCTGTATTTGCGGAAGTTACCCCTCATCATCTGTTTTTGGACGAAGAGATGAAAGATTCGGATGAGGAAAAAAAGATGCTTTACAGAATGAAACCTGAGCTGAAAACAAAAGCAGACAGGGAATATCTGTGGGAATGTATAGGAAACGGCGCTGTAGATACTATAGGGACAGATCATGCACCACATCTTATAAGGGAAAAGATGGAAAAAATAACTTTTGGAATGCCCGGTGTGGAAACTTTGCTGGCTTTAATGCTTACAGCGTATAATCAGGGAAAGATAAGTCTTGAAAAAATACAGGAGTTAATGTGCGGGAATCCTGCGAAAATATTTGGGATAAAAAATAAAGGCGTGTTGAAAGAAGGATATGATGCTGATATTATAATAGTAGACACTAATGAAAAATGGATAGTAAAAAAAGAAGACTTATTATCAAAGTGCGGATGGTCTCCATATGAAGGCTGGGAATTAAAAGGGAAAAATGTTTTGACAATAGTCAACGGGAATATTGTTTATAAAGACGGAAAAATATTTGAAAATAAAGGG encodes the following:
- the pyrI gene encoding aspartate carbamoyltransferase regulatory subunit, with translation MELQISAIKNGTVIDHLPTDTALKVVEILDLKNFKETVTVAFNLTSNSLGKKGIVKVACRTLTEEELEKISLLAPGATINIIEDFKVKEKKEVPEPREINGILKCNNSRCITNSENVKTKFMNETDSHGRKYRCVYCEKVIKYTDIILK
- the pyrF gene encoding orotidine-5'-phosphate decarboxylase, producing the protein MKARKKVITALDYKNMSDVKNLVTLLGDEIEYYKAGLEIFLNTGGEIVDYLHSMNKKIFLDLKFHDINNTTKMACEFAARKGVFLFNIHASCGTETMSEISKMLKDMDSKSLCIAVTVLTSMTEKKMQETFMTDVSLNDMVMNMAELTSKSGLHGVVCSALEAAKVKEKCGENFVTVCPGVRPAWSVSDDQKRIMTPAEAVKNGADYLVIGRPITKADDPKKAAVRILEEIETVL
- a CDS encoding dihydroorotate dehydrogenase is translated as MNFLKTNFAGLNLENPIMTASGCFGFGLEYKDYFDPNELGAILIKGLTPEPRDGNFGIRIAETPAGMLNSVGLENPGIDYFEKETAPLLEKELKVPVIANINGKILEEYIEIAQRAETIDVIKAIELNISCPNVKDGGMAFGANPDMAARVTREVRKVTKKPLIVKLSPNVTDIAGIAKLVEAEGADALSLINTLLGMSIDINKKKPLLGNIFGGLSGPAVKPVALRMVYQVSNAVSIPLLGMGGISTTEDALEFFMAGASAISVGTGFFQNPLSAVEIKQGLIEYCAENKLANISEIVAYAHTDDGKAYRKRIFSE
- the carA gene encoding glutamine-hydrolyzing carbamoyl-phosphate synthase small subunit, with translation MKAKLILENGMIFHGEAFGYLEETVGELVFTTVMTGYQEVLTDPSYYGQIVVMTYPLIGNYGINLEDMQSDRVRVKGFIIKEDAKLPNNFRCEITLEAYLKQNKVMGLKNIDTRHLTRIIRNTGTKKAVITTRDLSQEELKNIFSSFSNADAVQQVTRKDILEIKGSGEKIAIMDFGIKRHIIESFAKRNCDVRVFPADTKYETIMEYNPEALFLSNGPGDPEDLPEVIELVKKVIGKKPVIGICLGHQIAALAMGGKTAKMRFGHRGGNHPVKDIEKNKIYISSLNHGYKVTELPEGAILSHVNLNDNSVEGLKNKELKVYTVQFHPEASPGSEETAYIFDDFLDMIRES
- the carB gene encoding carbamoyl-phosphate synthase large subunit — translated: MKNNSIKKVLVIGSGPIVIGQAAEFDYSGTQACEALREEGIEVVLINSNPATIMTDSKTADKVYIEPMNIQTIEKIIAREKPDSLLPGMGGQTALNLAVELKDSGILEKYNVNIIGTSIESIKKGEDRELFRESMMKIGEPVIDSSIVMNLEDGQDFAAKIGYPVVVRPAYTLGGSGGGIAANPEELKDILLKGLQLSRVGQVLVEKSILGWKEIEYEVIRDKDGNCITVCNMENIDPVGIHTGDSIVTAPSQTLSDKEYQMLRTSSIKIINEIGIVGGCNVQFALNPTSFEYAIIEINPRVSRSSALASKATGYPTARVAAKLSLGYTLDEVRNEVTGETFACHEPAIDYVVVKIPKWPFDKFQKVDRKLGTKMMATGEIMAIGNNFESAFLKGIRSLEINRDNLMHPASAKRSLEELKERIQKPDDERIFDLAEMLRRGYVKRQLAKLTGIDIFFIEKIEWIVKQEELLKEMSFNDLGAECLKKLKKKGFSDKGIAELMGVSTEDIRLKRKEYGIKPVYKMVDTCAAEFEAVSPYYYSTYDDYDEVVISNRRKIIVIGSGPIRIGQGIEFDYCTVHNIAALKKMGIESIIINNNPETVSTDFSTADKLYFEPLTAEDVLEIVEKEKPEGVILQFGGQTAIKLAGELTRKGIKIIGTSFEKIDEAEDREKFDKLIDRLGIKKPNGKAVWNAEEGIKIAENIKYPVLVRPSYVLGGQGMEICYDEYNLKKYLESAFYRDTDNPVLIDKYLNGAEIEVDAICDGEDILIPSIMEHLERAGVHSGDSITVCPTQNVSEDIKKKVVETTKILARELEIFGMINIQFIAYKEELYIIEVNPRSSRTVPYVSKITGIPMIELATRAALGEKLKDMGYGTGVYKEPKLIAVKVPVFSTEKIEGIEISLGPEMKSTGEVLGVGKTYEEAVYKGLLAADKKYPESGKKALVTLNDNDKGEFLPLAQKLLEQKYKLFATEGTYRFLKENGIESEIINKIRGNSPNIIDKLKNREIDILINTPTKANDSQRDGFKIRRTAVEYGIEVLTSLDTLNAVLGILEKGLHKKDTEIYEMNSQK
- a CDS encoding dihydroorotate dehydrogenase electron transfer subunit, encoding MAKFLDDVKILENREIGKDNYLLRVKMSDGCAVPKAGQFYLLKCRDGAKILKRAISLHCVNENEKILEFVYKITGKGTKEISEYKKDEYINIQGPLGKGFDTGVKDKTAVIIGGGIGLAPLKQLINNIKEGNRIVFIAGGRDIEALKILENFDIENVDVRICSDDGSAGEKAFVTELLENYLEKGAADIIYTCGPHIMMEKISEIAEKNNIHCEISMEERMACGVKACVGCSIKTKTGMKKVCHDGPVFDSKIIIKNAPYTEGETCNAKCI
- a CDS encoding dihydroorotase family protein, which codes for MLLRNGTLVNGEKTDILIINGKIYLMKKEIDVFEAGRIFAEITGEELKVIDIENKYIMPGVIDVHTHMRDPGFTHKEDFLSGSKACAKAGITTFIDMPNTNPATVTKEALELKRKSAGEKSVVNFGFHFGGSSDNNAGEIKKVSGVLSTKVFLNVSTGKMLVEDDNVLEDIVKAANFLTVHAEGGMINKALEFNKQFGKGLYVCHVSSREEMNILIKAKADKVLNNEKHPVFAEVTPHHLFLDEEMKDSDEEKKMLYRMKPELKTKADREYLWECIGNGAVDTIGTDHAPHLIREKMEKITFGMPGVETLLALMLTAYNQGKISLEKIQELMCGNPAKIFGIKNKGVLKEGYDADIIIVDTNEKWIVKKEDLLSKCGWSPYEGWELKGKNVLTIVNGNIVYKDGKIFENKGKEVEIDE
- the pyrB gene encoding aspartate carbamoyltransferase; translation: MKKSRKDIISMRDMSKEEILHILKISEEVENDNNKGELLKGKIISTLFFEPSTRTRLSFQSAAQRLGAQVLGFDSPDGTSVKKGETLSDTIRMAESYSDLIVIRHPLDGSARVAAETSRVPVLNAGDGINQHPSQTLLDLYTILKEKKTLNNLKIAFVGDLKYGRTVHSLVKAISHFNPKIYFIAPEILRIPEYITDDLEELGIEYEVLEDFRECLADIDVFYMTRVQKERFPDDEEYEKVKGIYVISKENILGKCKDDMIILHPLPRVDEINTDLDDTKHALYFQQAKNGVPVRQAMMLVALGIKEKIEG
- a CDS encoding phosphatase PAP2 family protein; translated protein: MLNVLDQVVVNTVNIIQNPLLDRIMIFFTSLGDKGIIWIMLLIILSVKKETRKTAAAMTVSVIIVFIITNYLKDTFQRIRPYEYMHFIPKVTTSGTSSFPSAHSAVAFAVFGISYFYKLKFRYIIGVIALMISVSRFYLEVHYFTDVLAGVSLGFIISYILFYIPEVMVKHIRINNLHLYKRFFPREKR